A genomic region of Mitsuaria sp. 7 contains the following coding sequences:
- the ssuD gene encoding FMNH2-dependent alkanesulfonate monooxygenase — protein sequence MKILWFIPTHGDSRYLGTSKGARVADFDYYRQIAIAADSLGYEGVLLPTGRSCEDSWIVAASLIEATRRLKFLVALRPGLVQPVQSARMAATLDRLSGGRLLVNLVTGGDPDELAGDGLFLPHEERYALSTEFLTVWRDVLRASHEGEAIDFDGEQLRVKGGKLLYPPINRPYPPVFFGGSSGPAIDLAAEQVDTYLTWGEPPKAVAEKIGEVRAAAEAKGRKLDYGIRLHVIVRETEEDAWAAAGDLVKHLDEDVIASAQAKFASMDSVGQRRMAELHGGRFDKNDIRAGLEISPNLWAGVGLVRGGAGTALVGNPQQVADRIQEYAALGLEYFVLSGYPHLEEAYRFAELVFPLLPLDVREKLSAPKLTGPFGEIVANNFVPGPAKLAAAS from the coding sequence ATGAAGATCCTCTGGTTCATCCCCACGCACGGCGATTCGCGCTACCTCGGCACCTCCAAGGGCGCGCGCGTCGCGGACTTCGACTACTACCGCCAGATCGCCATCGCCGCCGACAGCCTCGGCTACGAAGGCGTGCTGCTGCCCACGGGCCGCAGCTGCGAAGACAGCTGGATCGTCGCGGCCAGTCTCATCGAGGCGACGCGGCGTTTGAAATTCCTCGTCGCGCTGCGGCCGGGGCTGGTGCAGCCGGTGCAGTCCGCGCGGATGGCGGCCACCCTGGATCGCCTGTCGGGCGGACGTCTGCTGGTGAACCTCGTCACCGGCGGGGATCCGGATGAACTCGCCGGCGACGGCCTGTTCCTGCCGCACGAGGAGCGCTACGCGCTGTCGACCGAGTTCCTGACCGTGTGGCGCGACGTGCTGCGCGCAAGCCACGAGGGCGAAGCCATCGACTTCGACGGCGAGCAGTTGCGCGTCAAGGGCGGCAAGCTGCTCTACCCGCCGATCAACAGGCCGTATCCGCCGGTCTTCTTCGGCGGATCGTCGGGCCCGGCGATCGACCTCGCCGCCGAGCAGGTCGACACCTACCTCACCTGGGGCGAGCCGCCCAAGGCCGTCGCCGAGAAGATCGGCGAAGTGCGCGCGGCCGCTGAAGCCAAGGGCCGCAAGCTCGACTACGGCATCCGCCTGCACGTCATCGTGCGCGAGACCGAAGAGGACGCCTGGGCCGCCGCCGGCGACCTGGTCAAGCATCTGGATGAGGACGTGATCGCTTCGGCGCAAGCCAAGTTCGCCTCGATGGATTCGGTCGGACAGCGCCGCATGGCGGAGCTGCACGGCGGGCGCTTCGACAAGAACGACATCCGCGCCGGACTGGAGATCTCGCCCAACCTGTGGGCCGGCGTGGGCCTGGTGCGCGGCGGCGCGGGCACGGCGCTGGTCGGCAATCCGCAGCAGGTCGCCGATCGCATCCAGGAGTACGCGGCCCTCGGCCTCGAGTACTTCGTGCTCAGCGGCTACCCGCATCTGGAGGAGGCCTACCGCTTCGCCGAGCTGGTCTTCCCGCTGCTGCCGCTGGACGTGCGCGAGAAGCTCAGCGCGCCCAAGCTGACCGGGCCCTTCGGCGAGATCGTCGCCAACAACTTCGTCCCCGGGCCGGCCAAGCTGGCCGCGGCGAGCTGA
- a CDS encoding AraC family transcriptional regulator, which produces MPPDTFSVPAHLLDKLGLSLERLCARAGVAPTNAWRTDDFFRLWAALDEELVDRAAGLRFGAEGISRGYGVAAIVALHAPDFRRALEALSRYKRLTCPELVEIEPVGDDVVVRYRWLQADGDVPRLLIDTTMASLKELARQGTSGQVLPIRLELARRAKDGPLLRRHFGCPIVFGAEHNAMVFPRASLAVPFTTADGGAFARVLAGLEQALVDGQGFAPLVGRVRVAIAQQLGTGLSPAAAAVARRLATSSRTLQRRLAEGGTCFQEQLAAVRRTIAGRLLAHTDLDTIAIAMLLGFEEPNSFARAFRAWEQTTPRRWRERHAAAPGLRPA; this is translated from the coding sequence ATGCCTCCCGACACCTTCTCCGTGCCCGCGCATCTCCTCGACAAGCTCGGCTTGTCGCTGGAGCGGCTGTGCGCCCGCGCGGGCGTCGCGCCCACGAATGCCTGGCGGACCGACGATTTCTTCCGCCTCTGGGCTGCCCTGGACGAGGAGCTCGTCGATCGCGCCGCCGGACTGCGCTTCGGCGCGGAGGGCATCAGCCGCGGCTACGGTGTCGCGGCGATCGTCGCGCTCCATGCGCCGGACTTCCGCCGGGCGCTGGAAGCGCTGTCCCGATACAAGCGCCTGACCTGTCCCGAACTCGTCGAGATCGAGCCCGTGGGCGACGACGTCGTCGTGCGTTATCGGTGGCTGCAGGCGGACGGCGATGTGCCGCGCCTGCTGATCGACACGACCATGGCGTCTTTGAAGGAACTGGCGCGGCAAGGCACCTCGGGTCAGGTCTTGCCGATCCGGCTGGAGCTGGCGCGGCGCGCGAAGGACGGGCCGCTGCTGCGTCGGCACTTCGGCTGTCCCATCGTGTTCGGCGCGGAGCACAACGCCATGGTGTTCCCGCGTGCGTCGCTGGCCGTCCCGTTCACCACCGCGGACGGCGGCGCCTTTGCGCGCGTGCTGGCGGGTCTGGAGCAGGCGCTCGTCGACGGCCAGGGATTCGCACCGCTCGTGGGCCGGGTGCGCGTGGCCATCGCCCAGCAACTGGGCACCGGCCTCTCACCCGCGGCCGCCGCCGTGGCCCGCCGTCTCGCGACCAGCAGCCGCACGCTGCAGCGCCGACTGGCCGAAGGCGGGACCTGCTTCCAGGAGCAACTCGCCGCCGTGAGGCGGACGATCGCCGGCCGACTGCTGGCCCACACCGACCTCGACACCATCGCGATCGCGATGCTGCTCGGCTTCGAGGAACCCAATTCGTTCGCCCGCGCCTTCCGCGCCTGGGAGCAGACGACGCCCCGGCGCTGGCGTGAGCGTCACGCCGCGGCGCCGGGCCTGCGTCCCGCATGA
- a CDS encoding sulfonate ABC transporter substrate-binding protein: MTFFLDRRGALAFVAALTTSLSLFSGVASAQTPAKPAEVRIGFQKYGTLTVLKAKGDLDKRLNAQGIAVRWTEFPAGPQLLEGLNVGSIDFGTVGEAPPIFAQAAGADLVYVANQPPAPAAEALIVPKDSPIRTLADLKGKKVVLNKGSNVHYLLVKLLEKQGLKYTDITVVYLPPADARAAFERGAVDAWVIWDPFLAAAERQLGARVVADGKGLVANHQFYLAERSYADKYPQVVQAIIEELAKLDRWSENNSAAVAALLSPQIGLDLATTEIAAARFAYGIQPITPAIAAEQQKIADAFHALKLIPKPIRIADALPKSIRTAAK; encoded by the coding sequence ATGACGTTCTTCCTCGACCGCCGCGGGGCCCTCGCTTTCGTCGCCGCGCTGACGACTTCGCTCAGCCTGTTCTCCGGTGTCGCCAGCGCACAGACACCCGCGAAGCCCGCGGAGGTCCGCATCGGCTTCCAGAAGTACGGCACGCTCACGGTGCTGAAGGCCAAGGGGGATCTGGACAAGCGCCTGAACGCGCAAGGCATCGCCGTGCGATGGACCGAGTTCCCCGCCGGCCCGCAGCTGCTGGAAGGCCTGAACGTCGGCTCCATCGACTTCGGCACCGTCGGCGAGGCGCCACCGATCTTCGCGCAGGCCGCCGGCGCGGACCTGGTCTACGTCGCCAACCAGCCGCCCGCACCGGCCGCGGAAGCGCTGATCGTGCCGAAGGATTCGCCGATCAGGACGCTCGCCGACCTGAAGGGCAAGAAGGTCGTGCTGAACAAGGGCTCCAACGTCCACTACCTGCTGGTCAAGCTGCTGGAGAAGCAGGGCCTGAAGTACACCGACATCACCGTCGTCTACCTGCCGCCGGCCGACGCGCGCGCCGCGTTCGAGCGCGGTGCCGTCGACGCCTGGGTGATCTGGGATCCGTTCCTGGCCGCGGCGGAACGCCAGCTCGGCGCGCGTGTCGTGGCCGACGGCAAGGGCCTCGTCGCAAACCACCAGTTCTACCTGGCCGAGCGCAGCTACGCGGACAAGTATCCGCAGGTGGTCCAGGCCATCATCGAGGAACTCGCCAAGCTCGACCGCTGGTCCGAGAACAACAGCGCCGCCGTCGCCGCGCTGCTCTCGCCGCAGATCGGGCTCGACCTCGCGACGACCGAGATCGCCGCCGCGCGTTTCGCCTACGGCATCCAGCCGATCACGCCGGCCATCGCCGCCGAGCAGCAGAAGATCGCCGACGCCTTCCATGCGCTCAAGCTGATCCCCAAGCCGATCCGCATCGCCGACGCGCTGCCGAAATCGATCCGCACCGCGGCCAAGTAA
- a CDS encoding TetR/AcrR family transcriptional regulator, translating to MKVTKAQAQANREHVVQTASTVFRERGYDGIGVVDLMAAAGFTHGGFYKQFQSKAELMAESAACGIAQTAAQAAGVTASDFASFYLSREHRDAPGTGCSMAALGGDAARQPDAVRATFADGIERLLAALNIEGTVLETLGADEARAKSLDVFARAVGAIVMSRACPDDSPLADEILATCRDEILASLVPAKKAAKKPAQKPSSPARKRSKG from the coding sequence ATGAAGGTCACCAAGGCACAGGCTCAGGCCAATCGAGAGCACGTCGTGCAGACGGCGTCCACGGTGTTCCGCGAGCGGGGGTATGACGGCATCGGCGTCGTCGACCTGATGGCCGCGGCCGGTTTCACGCACGGGGGCTTCTACAAGCAGTTCCAGTCCAAGGCTGAACTGATGGCGGAGTCCGCCGCCTGCGGCATCGCGCAGACGGCGGCGCAGGCGGCTGGCGTGACGGCATCGGATTTCGCCAGCTTCTATCTTTCGCGCGAACATCGCGACGCCCCGGGGACGGGGTGCTCGATGGCCGCGCTCGGCGGCGATGCGGCGCGTCAGCCGGACGCCGTGCGGGCCACGTTCGCGGACGGCATCGAACGCCTGCTGGCAGCGTTGAACATCGAAGGCACCGTGCTTGAGACCCTGGGCGCCGACGAGGCGCGGGCCAAGTCGCTCGACGTCTTCGCGCGGGCGGTCGGGGCGATCGTCATGTCACGCGCCTGCCCGGACGACTCGCCGCTGGCGGACGAGATCCTGGCTACCTGCCGCGATGAGATCCTGGCGTCGCTCGTTCCGGCGAAGAAGGCGGCAAAGAAGCCGGCGCAGAAGCCGTCATCCCCCGCGCGCAAGCGAAGCAAGGGCTGA
- a CDS encoding alpha/beta hydrolase — protein MPRLHFQVAALSALLLTLPFVHAADEAGKGTGNEQPGKLKSAIAKTVGKIRLDGDMLAVLKAHEGLRPKAIEKIDVPAARANPTVADAVNALLRQNGRSTDPAQLVPGVTSLDGTVQGGAGMIPARFYTPAGPGPFPVVVYFHGGGWVIADKQVYDASARGIAKEAQAVVVSVDYRQAPENKFPAAWDDALAAYKWTLANAAKFKGDVSRVALAGESAGGNLALATAISARDAGLQKPAHVLAVYPVTQSSLSTESYLENAAAQPLNRAMVEWFIDKLIDNKEQLKDWRLNLIDAKLSGLPSVTLISARVDPLRSDSAKMEDALKKADVLVERRDYEGVTHEFFGMAAVVEKARNAQAFAGERLRKAFGN, from the coding sequence ATGCCCCGCCTTCATTTCCAGGTCGCCGCGCTCAGCGCGCTGCTGCTCACCCTGCCCTTCGTGCACGCCGCCGACGAGGCCGGCAAGGGCACCGGCAACGAGCAGCCCGGCAAGCTCAAGAGCGCCATCGCCAAGACCGTCGGAAAGATCCGGCTGGACGGCGACATGCTCGCCGTCCTGAAGGCGCATGAGGGCCTCAGGCCCAAGGCGATCGAGAAGATCGACGTGCCCGCCGCCCGCGCCAACCCCACCGTCGCCGACGCCGTCAACGCGCTGCTGCGCCAGAACGGCCGCAGCACCGACCCCGCGCAGCTCGTGCCCGGCGTGACCAGCCTCGACGGCACCGTGCAAGGCGGCGCGGGCATGATCCCGGCGCGCTTCTACACCCCGGCCGGACCGGGCCCCTTCCCTGTCGTCGTCTACTTCCACGGCGGCGGCTGGGTCATCGCCGACAAGCAGGTCTACGACGCCAGCGCGCGCGGCATCGCGAAGGAGGCGCAGGCGGTCGTCGTCTCCGTCGACTACCGGCAGGCCCCGGAGAACAAGTTCCCCGCCGCCTGGGACGACGCGCTGGCCGCCTACAAGTGGACGCTGGCGAATGCGGCGAAGTTCAAGGGCGACGTCAGCCGCGTCGCGCTGGCGGGCGAAAGCGCCGGCGGCAACCTCGCGCTGGCCACCGCGATCTCGGCGCGCGACGCCGGCCTGCAGAAGCCCGCGCATGTGCTCGCCGTCTACCCGGTCACGCAGAGCAGCCTGAGCACCGAGTCCTACCTCGAGAACGCCGCCGCCCAGCCGCTCAACCGCGCGATGGTCGAATGGTTCATCGACAAGCTGATCGACAACAAGGAGCAGCTCAAGGACTGGCGGCTGAACCTGATCGACGCGAAGCTCTCCGGCCTGCCGTCGGTGACGCTGATCAGCGCCCGCGTGGATCCGCTGCGCTCGGACAGCGCGAAGATGGAAGACGCGCTGAAGAAGGCCGACGTGCTGGTCGAGCGCCGCGACTACGAAGGCGTCACGCACGAGTTCTTCGGCATGGCCGCCGTCGTGGAGAAGGCGCGCAATGCGCAGGCCTTCGCCGGTGAACGGCTGCGCAAGGCATTCGGGAACTGA
- a CDS encoding aldehyde reductase, which produces MSSKPILVTGGSGFIAGHCLLQLLAQGHAVRATLRSLSQEDAVRTALKQSGLTHGERLTFVAADLTSDAGWPQAVEGVDVVLHVASPVQPGHVADENALIRPAREGTLRVLRAARDAGVKRVVLTSAFHAMSWGWPHGDHTFTEDDWTVLDGPGVDAYGRSKTLAERAAWDFIGTQGRGMELVTMLPVAVMGPVMGRNISGSNHLVQRLLEGGMPGLPNLFIPVVDVRDVATAHLLAMTAPEAAGQRFLLSNGQALGMNEIAAILKTALGEAARRVPTRRIPDLVLRVMALFRAELRSIVHDLGHAKRTSNARAAALLGWQPRPADEAIIAAGRSMVAGGILKR; this is translated from the coding sequence ATGAGCTCAAAGCCCATCCTCGTCACGGGCGGTTCCGGCTTCATCGCCGGACATTGCCTCCTTCAGCTGCTGGCGCAGGGCCACGCGGTCCGCGCGACCCTTCGATCGCTGAGCCAGGAGGACGCCGTCCGGACCGCGCTCAAGCAGTCGGGACTGACCCACGGCGAGCGGCTCACCTTCGTGGCAGCGGACCTCACGAGCGACGCCGGCTGGCCGCAGGCCGTCGAGGGCGTGGACGTCGTGTTGCACGTCGCATCGCCGGTGCAACCCGGCCACGTGGCCGACGAGAACGCGCTGATCCGCCCCGCGCGGGAGGGCACGCTGCGCGTGCTCCGCGCCGCGCGCGACGCGGGCGTGAAGCGGGTCGTGCTGACCTCGGCCTTCCACGCGATGAGCTGGGGCTGGCCGCACGGCGACCACACGTTCACCGAAGACGACTGGACCGTGCTCGACGGCCCCGGCGTCGATGCCTACGGCAGGAGCAAGACGCTGGCCGAACGCGCGGCCTGGGACTTCATCGGCACGCAAGGCCGAGGGATGGAGCTCGTGACGATGCTCCCCGTCGCCGTCATGGGACCGGTCATGGGCAGGAACATCTCAGGCTCGAACCACCTGGTCCAGCGCCTGCTCGAAGGCGGGATGCCGGGACTTCCCAACCTCTTCATTCCGGTCGTCGACGTCCGCGACGTCGCCACCGCCCACCTTCTGGCGATGACCGCGCCGGAGGCCGCCGGCCAGCGATTCCTGCTGTCGAATGGGCAGGCACTCGGGATGAACGAGATCGCCGCCATCCTCAAGACCGCGCTTGGTGAAGCCGCCCGGCGCGTGCCGACGCGTCGCATCCCCGACCTCGTGCTACGCGTCATGGCGCTGTTCAGAGCCGAGTTGCGATCGATCGTCCACGACCTCGGTCATGCCAAGCGCACGTCGAATGCGAGGGCCGCCGCGCTGCTCGGCTGGCAGCCACGACCGGCCGACGAGGCCATCATTGCCGCGGGCCGCAGCATGGTGGCCGGCGGGATCCTGAAGCGCTGA
- the ssuC gene encoding aliphatic sulfonate ABC transporter permease SsuC yields MGTVAIKAQASAEDEAKPRAAQTAPGRGIVAFKGLVPWLVPLTVLALWQLSAQAGWLSTRVLPAPSSVAKAAWELALSGELWRHLAVSTGRAFIGFTIGGGLGLLLGLLTGSQRWAETALDTTLQMLRNIPPLALIPLVILWFGIDETAKLFLVALGVFFPVYLNTFHGIRGVDRDLIEMARSYGLSGWSLYRQVILPGAIASILVGLRFSLGLMWVLLIVAETISAQSGIGYMTMNAREFLQTDVVLVGILIYALLGKLADVAAQALERAWLRWHPGYQA; encoded by the coding sequence ATGGGCACCGTCGCGATCAAGGCCCAGGCCTCTGCCGAGGACGAGGCCAAACCCCGGGCGGCCCAGACGGCACCGGGCCGCGGCATCGTCGCGTTCAAGGGCCTCGTGCCCTGGCTCGTGCCGCTGACGGTCCTGGCGCTGTGGCAGTTGAGCGCGCAGGCGGGCTGGCTGTCGACGCGCGTGCTGCCGGCGCCGTCGTCGGTGGCCAAGGCCGCGTGGGAGCTGGCGCTGTCGGGCGAGCTGTGGCGGCACCTCGCGGTCAGCACCGGCCGTGCCTTCATCGGCTTCACGATAGGCGGCGGGCTCGGGCTGCTGCTGGGCCTGCTGACCGGCTCGCAGCGCTGGGCCGAGACGGCGCTCGACACGACGCTGCAGATGCTGCGCAACATCCCGCCGCTGGCGCTGATCCCGCTGGTGATCCTGTGGTTCGGGATCGACGAGACGGCCAAGCTGTTCCTGGTCGCGCTGGGCGTGTTCTTCCCGGTCTACCTCAACACCTTCCACGGCATCCGCGGCGTGGACCGCGACCTGATCGAGATGGCGCGTTCGTACGGCCTCAGCGGCTGGTCGCTGTACCGGCAGGTGATCCTGCCCGGCGCGATCGCGTCCATCCTCGTGGGGCTGCGCTTCTCGCTCGGCCTGATGTGGGTGCTGCTGATCGTGGCCGAGACGATCTCGGCGCAGAGCGGCATCGGCTACATGACGATGAACGCGCGCGAGTTCCTGCAGACCGACGTGGTGCTGGTCGGCATCCTGATCTACGCGCTGCTGGGCAAGCTGGCCGACGTCGCGGCGCAGGCGCTGGAGCGGGCGTGGCTGCGCTGGCATCCGGGGTATCAGGCATGA
- a CDS encoding MBL fold metallo-hydrolase — MTPSRLFPPAVLLSALLIAAPVAGSAAPRQAAAAPAAKTGVWTYAGTGTVNTYWVETPGGGLVVIDTQRDLRHAAQAVAAVRAVGKPVRAILITHAHPDHYTGIGLFKEAFPEAPVYASASTIAAIRNDTYGYNAVTQQAAPDVTPQVFVPPDRAFDDNATLRIDGLSIVTRELGPGEAHDTTAYYLPASGDLYVGDVILNRLHGPLEESASGPWLGILDKLDAMYPNVRVVHPGHGVSGPKQPMFDDQRRYLRTCRAIAAEEIARAGFTDDAKRAAVRRINTRFRYINPTGIPDIVEDSVNGLFKEFASASMTPVR, encoded by the coding sequence ATGACACCCTCCCGCCTTTTTCCGCCCGCCGTGCTCCTGTCGGCCCTGCTCATCGCCGCGCCCGTCGCAGGGAGCGCCGCGCCCCGGCAAGCGGCGGCGGCTCCGGCCGCGAAGACCGGCGTCTGGACCTACGCCGGCACCGGCACGGTGAATACCTACTGGGTGGAAACGCCGGGCGGCGGGCTGGTGGTGATCGACACGCAGCGCGACCTCCGTCATGCGGCGCAGGCCGTCGCGGCGGTGCGCGCCGTCGGCAAGCCGGTCCGGGCGATCCTGATCACCCACGCGCATCCCGACCATTACACCGGCATCGGCCTGTTCAAGGAGGCCTTCCCCGAGGCGCCCGTGTACGCCTCGGCCTCCACCATCGCCGCGATCCGCAACGACACCTACGGCTACAACGCCGTCACGCAGCAGGCGGCGCCGGACGTCACGCCGCAGGTCTTCGTCCCACCCGACCGGGCCTTCGACGACAACGCGACGCTGCGCATCGACGGCCTGAGCATCGTCACGCGCGAACTGGGGCCGGGCGAGGCGCATGACACCACCGCCTACTACCTCCCGGCCTCGGGCGATCTCTACGTCGGCGACGTGATCCTGAACCGCCTGCACGGACCGCTGGAGGAAAGCGCGAGCGGTCCGTGGCTGGGCATCCTGGACAAGCTCGACGCGATGTACCCGAACGTGCGCGTCGTGCATCCGGGCCACGGGGTGTCAGGCCCGAAGCAGCCGATGTTCGACGATCAGCGCCGCTATCTGCGCACCTGCCGGGCGATCGCCGCCGAGGAGATCGCCCGCGCCGGCTTCACCGACGACGCCAAGAGGGCGGCCGTCCGACGCATCAACACGCGCTTCCGCTACATCAATCCCACCGGGATCCCCGACATCGTCGAGGACAGCGTGAACGGCCTGTTCAAGGAATTCGCGTCGGCCTCGATGACGCCGGTGAGGTGA
- a CDS encoding ATP-binding cassette domain-containing protein, with protein MMSVTEIDVLTEWQDSQPAGLPAAASPRATTVHRDAVATGPAQGRADGQAKGKVNGQTVKLDGLGKAFGERQVLQGIDLDIAPGEFVAIIGRSGCGKSTLLRLLAGLETPSAGALEAGESEDTRFMFQDARLLPWARVLDNVALGLKGDDARERARQALAQVGLADRAGEWPARLSGGQRQRVALARALVHAPKLLLLDEPLGALDALTRIDMQRLIETLWTRHRFTALLVTHDVAEAVALADRVLLIEDGQLALDLRIDLPRPRRRDAAFASLEQRLLDRVLSTPGREPEAAHEPAPLAVAAPMLRWAV; from the coding sequence ATGATGAGCGTGACCGAGATCGACGTCCTGACCGAATGGCAGGATTCGCAGCCCGCGGGGCTGCCGGCCGCGGCCTCGCCGCGCGCGACGACCGTGCACCGCGATGCCGTCGCGACGGGGCCGGCGCAGGGACGGGCGGATGGGCAAGCCAAAGGGAAGGTGAACGGCCAGACCGTGAAGCTCGACGGCCTGGGCAAGGCGTTCGGCGAGCGCCAGGTCTTGCAGGGAATCGATCTGGACATCGCGCCCGGCGAGTTCGTCGCCATCATCGGCCGTAGCGGCTGCGGCAAGAGCACGCTGCTGCGCCTGCTGGCGGGGTTGGAGACGCCGAGCGCAGGTGCGCTCGAAGCGGGCGAGTCGGAGGACACGCGCTTCATGTTCCAGGACGCGCGGCTGCTGCCGTGGGCGCGGGTGCTGGACAACGTGGCGCTGGGATTGAAGGGCGACGATGCGCGCGAGCGCGCCCGTCAGGCGCTGGCGCAGGTCGGTCTCGCGGACCGCGCCGGCGAATGGCCCGCGCGCCTGTCCGGCGGTCAGCGGCAGCGTGTCGCGCTGGCGCGTGCGCTGGTCCATGCGCCCAAGCTGCTGCTGCTCGATGAGCCGCTAGGCGCGCTGGATGCGTTGACCCGCATCGACATGCAGCGGCTGATCGAGACATTGTGGACGCGCCATCGCTTCACCGCGCTGCTCGTGACACATGACGTGGCCGAGGCGGTCGCGCTCGCGGACCGCGTGCTGCTGATCGAGGACGGCCAGCTCGCGCTGGACCTGCGCATCGATCTGCCGCGTCCGCGTCGTCGCGATGCGGCCTTCGCGTCGCTGGAGCAGCGACTGCTCGACCGCGTGCTGAGCACCCCCGGCCGTGAGCCTGAAGCCGCTCACGAGCCGGCACCCCTTGCCGTCGCCGCGCCGATGCTGCGCTGGGCGGTGTAA
- the ssuE gene encoding NADPH-dependent FMN reductase, whose protein sequence is MTASATASTADLPGSPVLLIAASPSVKSRSSALLGAAAERLQHHGLSTRTLRIRDLPAQPLLHADFDDVEIRAALAAVAEARVVVLATPIYKAAYSGLLKVFLDLLPQDGLAGKSVWTLATGGSMAHLLALDYGLLPVLSALGARSHVDGVYACDAQIAKDAAGEYRINDDIARRLLAGASQVLDRVPVPQPAAPVSRPALVL, encoded by the coding sequence ATGACCGCCTCCGCCACTGCCTCGACCGCCGACCTTCCGGGCTCGCCCGTCCTGCTCATCGCCGCAAGCCCCAGCGTGAAGTCGCGCTCGAGCGCCTTGCTCGGCGCCGCCGCGGAGCGGCTTCAACATCACGGCCTGTCCACCCGCACGCTGCGGATCCGCGACCTGCCGGCCCAACCGCTGCTGCACGCCGATTTCGACGACGTCGAGATCCGTGCCGCGCTCGCGGCCGTCGCCGAAGCGCGCGTCGTCGTGCTCGCCACCCCGATCTACAAGGCCGCATACAGCGGGTTGCTGAAGGTCTTCCTCGACCTGCTGCCGCAGGACGGCCTCGCGGGCAAGAGCGTCTGGACGCTGGCCACCGGCGGCAGCATGGCGCATCTGCTGGCGCTGGACTACGGCCTGCTGCCGGTCCTGTCCGCACTCGGCGCGCGCTCGCATGTCGACGGCGTCTACGCCTGCGACGCGCAGATCGCCAAGGACGCCGCCGGCGAGTACCGCATCAACGACGACATCGCCCGCCGCCTGCTCGCCGGAGCGTCGCAGGTGCTGGACCGCGTGCCGGTGCCGCAGCCGGCCGCGCCGGTCTCGCGTCCCGCGCTGGTGCTCTGA
- a CDS encoding DUF4010 domain-containing protein — protein MTPVLPTSTPLPNAEWPYLEILIRLALALSLGLLLGLERERRGKEAGLRTFGFIALLGALGGSLGEHYALLSLLLAAGLAVPLNVHTMRSGHGPELTTSAAMLVTCMAGILCGLGHTVTPAAVMVSTTALLAWKERLSGLSMGLTEGEVRSALLLAILAIVIYPALPAGPIGPWHLIEPRAAWVTVILIASIGFVNYILWKLYGSKGAELSAFFGGLVNSNFTVVEMATRVRETAGRFAEGAYRAVLVAVAAMVLRNAVLLLILTPLAFVNAAAAFGFMVLSAAGFVVLSLLSRRNGAPVEDVTDIKLELPFSLPVALRYGVLFLALHVVGRLMQREFGEGGFYLVTVIGGLLSSASAVAAAASMASQGAIGFDVAANGAVLASMTSLAFSLSFILKTGHRRLIARLALAMVGIAVAGGLGVLLRELVAPLIAGLLPHGS, from the coding sequence ATGACTCCCGTGCTCCCGACGTCCACGCCACTGCCCAACGCCGAGTGGCCCTATCTCGAGATCCTGATCCGCCTGGCGCTGGCCCTCTCCCTGGGCCTGCTGCTGGGCCTTGAACGAGAGCGGCGCGGCAAGGAAGCCGGTCTGCGGACCTTCGGTTTCATCGCGCTGCTGGGCGCGCTGGGCGGCTCGCTCGGCGAGCACTACGCGCTGCTGAGCCTGCTGCTCGCGGCGGGCCTGGCGGTGCCGCTCAACGTCCATACGATGCGCAGTGGCCACGGCCCGGAACTCACCACCTCCGCGGCCATGCTGGTGACCTGCATGGCAGGCATCCTGTGCGGACTGGGGCACACCGTGACCCCGGCGGCGGTGATGGTCAGCACGACCGCGCTGCTCGCCTGGAAGGAGCGCCTCTCCGGCCTGTCGATGGGCTTGACCGAGGGCGAGGTGCGTTCCGCGTTGCTGCTCGCGATCCTGGCGATCGTGATCTACCCGGCGCTGCCGGCCGGACCCATCGGACCGTGGCACCTGATCGAGCCGCGCGCGGCCTGGGTGACGGTGATCCTGATCGCGAGCATCGGCTTCGTGAACTACATCCTGTGGAAGCTCTACGGCTCCAAGGGCGCGGAGCTGTCCGCGTTCTTCGGCGGGCTGGTCAACAGCAACTTCACCGTGGTGGAGATGGCGACCCGCGTGCGCGAGACCGCCGGCCGCTTCGCCGAAGGGGCGTACCGCGCGGTGCTCGTCGCCGTCGCCGCGATGGTGTTGCGCAACGCGGTGCTGCTGCTGATCCTCACGCCGCTGGCCTTCGTCAACGCGGCGGCGGCCTTCGGCTTCATGGTGCTGTCGGCGGCCGGTTTCGTGGTGCTGAGCCTGCTGTCGCGCCGCAATGGCGCGCCGGTCGAGGACGTCACCGACATCAAGCTGGAGCTGCCGTTCTCGCTGCCCGTGGCGCTGCGTTATGGCGTGCTGTTCCTGGCGTTGCACGTCGTGGGACGGCTGATGCAGCGCGAGTTCGGCGAGGGCGGCTTCTACCTGGTCACGGTGATCGGCGGGCTGCTTTCCAGCGCCAGCGCGGTGGCGGCGGCCGCCAGCATGGCGTCCCAGGGCGCGATCGGTTTCGACGTCGCGGCCAACGGCGCGGTGCTGGCCTCGATGACGAGCCTGGCCTTCAGCCTGTCGTTCATCCTGAAGACGGGCCATCGCCGCCTGATCGCGCGCCTGGCGCTGGCGATGGTGGGCATCGCGGTGGCAGGCGGGCTCGGCGTGCTGTTGCGCGAACTGGTCGCGCCCCTGATCGCCGGTTTGCTGCCTCACGGCAGCTGA